From a single Bacillus pseudomycoides DSM 12442 genomic region:
- a CDS encoding amino acid permease has protein sequence MNQTTTEQTSLKRTMKSRHLFMIALGGVIGTGLFMGSGQIVHNAGPGGAILAFLVGGFVMYLTMLCLGELSVAMPEAGSFQSYASKFISPGFGFVVGWMYWLNWAVTVGVELTTVSILMKRWFPDVSSWIWCVTFAVILFLVNALSTKAFAETEFWFSSVKVSTIVVFIILGGAVMFGFLDFNGQPAPMLHNFTENGGLFPNGALAVLLTMITVNYSFQGTELIGIASGESENPEKTIPKAIKNTIWRTLFFFVLAIAVVVGLLPWQEANLVESPFVLVFDTVGIPYAADIMNFVIITAVLSVANSGLYANSRMLWAMSKQGMASPAFAKLTKKGLPLNALIFSLVFASLSLLTSVFAADTVFLVLTSIAAMAAVVVWMSIAASQFFFRRDFIKNGGNINDLKYRTPLYPIVPIVAFSLNFITFVSLAFIPDQRIALYCGIPFMIICYILYQIKYKKVVTFEKQRNITQGIN, from the coding sequence ATGAATCAAACAACTACAGAACAAACTAGTTTAAAACGTACAATGAAAAGCAGACACCTTTTTATGATTGCGCTCGGAGGTGTCATCGGTACGGGATTATTCATGGGATCAGGACAAATCGTCCATAATGCCGGACCTGGTGGGGCAATCCTTGCATTTTTAGTTGGTGGTTTCGTCATGTATTTAACAATGCTCTGTCTTGGCGAATTATCCGTTGCCATGCCAGAAGCAGGTTCATTCCAAAGTTATGCAAGCAAATTTATTTCACCTGGTTTTGGATTTGTCGTTGGCTGGATGTATTGGTTAAACTGGGCTGTTACAGTTGGGGTAGAGCTAACGACTGTTAGCATTTTAATGAAGCGTTGGTTTCCAGACGTATCTTCATGGATTTGGTGTGTTACATTTGCAGTAATCCTTTTTCTTGTAAACGCTTTATCAACAAAAGCATTTGCAGAGACGGAGTTTTGGTTTTCCAGTGTAAAAGTCTCAACAATTGTTGTCTTCATTATACTTGGAGGCGCTGTTATGTTTGGGTTCTTAGATTTCAATGGGCAACCCGCACCAATGCTTCATAACTTCACCGAAAATGGTGGATTATTTCCAAATGGTGCCTTAGCTGTTCTTCTCACAATGATTACTGTAAATTATTCCTTCCAAGGAACCGAACTAATTGGAATTGCTTCAGGTGAAAGTGAAAACCCTGAAAAAACAATTCCAAAAGCAATTAAAAATACAATTTGGCGTACTTTATTCTTTTTCGTACTAGCAATTGCTGTTGTTGTTGGTTTACTTCCATGGCAGGAGGCTAATCTTGTAGAAAGTCCATTTGTACTTGTTTTTGATACAGTTGGTATTCCATATGCGGCTGACATTATGAATTTTGTCATTATTACTGCTGTACTATCAGTAGCAAATTCAGGATTATACGCGAATTCACGTATGCTTTGGGCTATGTCAAAACAAGGTATGGCAAGTCCTGCATTTGCAAAATTAACAAAAAAGGGACTACCACTGAATGCTTTAATTTTCAGCTTAGTCTTTGCAAGTCTCTCGCTTTTAACAAGCGTATTTGCAGCAGATACAGTCTTTTTAGTACTAACATCAATTGCAGCGATGGCAGCAGTTGTCGTCTGGATGTCAATTGCTGCTTCACAATTTTTCTTTCGAAGAGATTTTATAAAGAATGGCGGAAATATAAACGATTTAAAATATCGTACACCCCTTTATCCAATCGTTCCAATTGTTGCTTTTTCTTTAAATTTCATTACATTCGTTAGTTTAGCTTTTATACCGGATCAACGTATCGCACTTTATTGCGGAATTCCATTTATGATTATTTGCTACATCTTGTATCAAATTAAATATAAAAAAGTTGTCACATTTGAAAAGCAACGAAATATTACACAAGGAATAAACTAA
- a CDS encoding C39 family peptidase, with protein MFKKFKYICIVGIILVVAIFVGKNKILQKVQELRVNFLFDMKETAMIENVPFIKQLPELQRGCEVTSLAMLLQYKGVQVDKMQLASEINHVPFKENNLRGNPHEGFVGNIYTKSEPGYGVYHGPIFKLAEKYVPEKTINLTGREIEDVYKVISSGSPVWVIANTTFQPLAEESFETWNTNNGDVKITYYEHSAVVVGYDQNFVYMNDPLANNPNKKVSRSEFEKAWEQMGKQAITIL; from the coding sequence ATGTTTAAAAAATTCAAATATATATGTATTGTAGGAATTATACTTGTTGTTGCTATTTTTGTAGGGAAAAATAAAATTCTTCAAAAAGTACAAGAGTTACGAGTGAATTTTTTGTTTGATATGAAAGAAACAGCTATGATTGAAAATGTTCCATTTATAAAACAACTTCCGGAATTACAGCGAGGTTGTGAGGTTACGAGTTTAGCAATGTTATTGCAGTATAAAGGTGTACAAGTGGATAAGATGCAACTTGCAAGTGAAATCAATCATGTTCCATTTAAAGAAAATAATCTTCGAGGAAATCCTCATGAAGGATTTGTTGGAAATATTTATACGAAATCCGAACCAGGTTACGGTGTTTATCATGGGCCGATTTTTAAACTTGCAGAAAAGTATGTACCTGAAAAAACGATTAATTTAACTGGAAGAGAGATTGAAGATGTATATAAAGTCATTAGTTCAGGCTCACCAGTATGGGTAATTGCAAATACAACGTTTCAGCCGCTAGCTGAGGAGAGTTTTGAAACCTGGAATACAAATAACGGTGATGTGAAAATTACATATTATGAGCATAGTGCAGTAGTTGTTGGGTACGATCAAAACTTTGTATATATGAATGATCCGTTAGCTAACAATCCGAATAAAAAAGTATCACGTTCTGAATTTGAAAAAGCGTGGGAACAAATGGGAAAACAAGCAATTACTATTTTATAA
- a CDS encoding M20 family metallopeptidase, with translation MGEIKDIVLSKERLIKWRRHFHRYPELSFQEEKTSQYIYDILQTIPHLEISRPTKYSMMARLIGEQPGKVIAIRADMDALPIQEENQFEFVSTYPGVMHACGHDGHIAMLLGTVYALVEQREKIKGEIRFLFQHAEENFPGGAQEMVAAGVMENVDYIIGAHLWASLEVGKVGVIYGPAMAAPDVFKISIEGKGGHAGIPHETVDSIAIGTQIITQLQQIVSRLTNPLDSLVLSVTQFHAGTTHNVIPEQATIEGTVRSLKHELREQTAQRIEKFVKHITESYGANYTFSYEYGYRPVVNDEQVTQFVENTALELYGREQVVRLEPTMAGEDFSAFLQEAPGTFFFIGAGNKEKGIVYPHHHPRFTIDEDALPIGVEVFVSSVLNFMRKGDSR, from the coding sequence ATGGGTGAAATCAAAGATATTGTTCTTTCTAAAGAACGATTAATAAAATGGAGAAGGCATTTTCACAGATATCCAGAGTTATCTTTTCAAGAAGAAAAAACATCTCAGTATATATACGACATACTTCAAACAATTCCTCATCTAGAAATTTCAAGGCCGACAAAGTACAGCATGATGGCAAGATTAATTGGTGAACAACCTGGAAAAGTGATTGCAATTCGTGCTGATATGGATGCCCTTCCAATTCAAGAAGAAAATCAATTTGAATTTGTTTCTACATATCCAGGAGTGATGCATGCATGTGGGCATGATGGTCACATTGCAATGCTCCTTGGCACTGTATATGCGCTCGTAGAGCAAAGGGAAAAAATTAAAGGGGAAATTCGTTTTCTATTTCAACATGCTGAAGAAAATTTTCCAGGTGGTGCACAAGAAATGGTTGCAGCAGGCGTGATGGAAAATGTGGATTATATTATCGGGGCGCATCTTTGGGCTTCTTTAGAAGTTGGCAAAGTTGGTGTGATTTATGGTCCAGCGATGGCAGCGCCTGATGTATTTAAAATATCAATAGAAGGAAAAGGTGGACATGCGGGTATTCCGCATGAAACAGTTGATAGTATTGCAATCGGTACACAAATAATTACGCAGCTCCAACAAATCGTATCGCGTCTTACGAATCCGCTAGATTCTCTCGTTTTATCTGTAACGCAGTTTCATGCGGGAACAACGCATAATGTAATTCCAGAACAGGCAACAATTGAAGGGACGGTAAGAAGTCTGAAGCATGAATTACGAGAACAAACTGCGCAGCGAATTGAAAAGTTTGTTAAACATATTACGGAATCTTATGGCGCAAATTATACATTTTCATATGAGTACGGCTATCGTCCAGTTGTAAATGATGAACAGGTTACGCAATTTGTTGAAAATACAGCACTAGAGCTTTACGGAAGGGAACAAGTAGTTCGTTTAGAGCCGACGATGGCCGGAGAAGATTTTTCGGCCTTTTTACAAGAAGCGCCAGGCACATTTTTCTTTATTGGTGCTGGGAATAAAGAGAAGGGGATTGTGTATCCGCATCATCATCCTCGTTTTACAATTGATGAAGATGCTTTGCCGATTGGGGTAGAAGTTTTTGTTTCATCTGTGTTGAATTTTATGAGAAAAGGAGATAGTAGATAA